The Lactuca sativa cultivar Salinas chromosome 2, Lsat_Salinas_v11, whole genome shotgun sequence genome includes a window with the following:
- the LOC111920749 gene encoding uncharacterized protein LOC111920749, translating into MALLTFPSSETQKVQPTKHTSSRRKQYELQHQQKPKPKPKSKPKHQTPPSSSWDQFKNLLTCKQMDVVGSNKAQDPVKNPNNHSKLSSCSSICSFRDVVHGNTRVVHRADNSPESSSVGLNSGHINRKKELSGGGSSSSKTISGSVRSNAHGSYTSCSRGMQFRKLSGCYECHAIVDPSRYTIPRSTICVCSQCGEVFPKMESLEHHQAVRHAVSELGPDDSGRNIVEIIFKSSWLKRDHPIFTIERILKVHNTRRTIQRFEDCRDAVKIRANATASRCAADGNELLRFHCTTLSCSLGSRNSSSLCSSVPGCGVCTIIRHGFQGPKSGGIGGGDGGGKGGVRTTASSGRAHDCLGVDAHGLRSMLVCRVIAGKVRRVAENAPPEEEGPYDSVAGYSGLYSNLEELYVYNPRAILPCFVVIYKALQS; encoded by the exons ATGGCACTCCTCACTTTTCCTTCGTCTGAAACGCAAAAGGTACAACCCACAAAGCACACCAGCAGCAGGAGAAAACAATACGAACTCCAAcaccaacaaaaaccgaaaccgaaacctAAATCCAAACCCAAACACCAAACTCCACCCTCTtcttcatgggatcagttcaagAACTTATTAACCTGTAAACAAATGGACGTCGTCGGTTCAAATAAGGCTCAAGACCCGGTTAAGAATCCGAATAACCATTCGAAGTTGAGCTCTTGCAGCTCTATATGCAGTTTCAGAGATGTTGTGCATGGCAATACAAGGGTTGTTCATAGAGCTGATAACTCGCCGGAGAGTAGCAGCGTTGGTCTTAATTCCGGCCATATAAACCGGAAAAAAGAGCTCTCCGGTGGTGGATCTTCTTCTTCGAAGACCATCTCTGGTTCAGTGAGATCCAACGCTCATGGGAGTTACACGTCGTGTTCTAGAGGCATGCAATTCAGAAAGCTTTCTGGGTGTTATGAATGTCATGCCATTGTTGATCCTTCAAG GTATACAATACCAAGAAGTACCATTTGTGTCTGTTCACAATGTGGAGAGGTGTTTCCTAAAATGGAGAGCTTGGAACATCATCAGGCTGTTAGACATGCTG TGTCGGAGCTGGGTCCGGATGATTCGGGTCGAAATATCGTGGAGATAATATTCAAATCCAGCTGGCTCAAGCGTGACCATCCGATATTCACAATCGAACGAATCTTAAAAGTCCATAATACACGTCGGACCATTCAACGTTTCGAGGACTGCCGTGACGCCGTTAAGATTCGCGCGAACGCCACCGCCTCCCGATGCGCCGCCGACGGAAATGAACTCCTTCGGTTCCACTGCACCACTCTTTCTTGCTCCTTAGGCTCCCGGAACTCCTCTAGCCTCTGCAGCTCCGTCCCTGGCTGCGGCGTTTGTACCATCATCCGTCATGGGTTCCAAGGCCCCAAGTCCGGCGGAatcggtggtggtgatggtggaggAAAGGGCGGCGTGCGAACTACCGCTAGTAGTGGTAGGGCACATGACTGTCTTGGAGTTGATGCGCATGGGCTGAGGTCGATGCTTGTCTGTCGGGTTATTGCTGGGAAAGTGAGACGCGTGGCGGAAAACGCGCCGCCGGAGGAGGAGGGGCCGTACGACTCGGTGGCTGGGTATAGTGGGTTGTACTCTAATCTTGAGGAGCTGTACGTTTATAATCCTAGGGCCATTCTGCCATGTTTTGTCGTTATATACAAAGCCCTTCAAAGCTGA